The genomic segment AACTTGGTTtacgtaaaaatatagtaagtacatataagGCGATACGTGGAAGTGTAATTagtatttgtaataacaatttcattaatttaatttttattgctacTACAATGGTCGACTCGACGAAGGAGAAGGGAGGGGGGTTAGTCACCTGATATTTATGCAtatgatattgatattttaatggtGGAGTTATGAGGTAGCGGCGCCTGTGCGCGGACGTAACGCATACTGATGACACTCGTAAGGTTACCGGCCCCAAAAAATCCTTGAAAACTGAACGCATGCTCTataagaacaaacaaacaaataggACAAACCCTATAATcctatcctattaatattataaatgcgaaagtttgtgagtctgtatgtgtgtgtgtgggtgtgtatttttgttattctttcacgcaaaatttattggaccgattgttttgaaatttggtacatgggtaaaatacaacctggaataacacatagggtactttttatcccgaatttcccacgggagcgaaacccaagggtgcagctagttatttatatagatagagaCTTAGATTATGATTCCttagaaattgataaaaatatgtctaaagAATAAGTACAGCAGTCTGTTTGCCTATTTAGCAACATAAAACGAAATTCTCATATTCCAAGTGCGGTCTTTATAtctacaatatattttttgtgtgtgttttgaCGCGGCCGCGCACACGCCCCCTTTCGCCTCCTCATTATTGCGATAATCTCTGTTATATTGAATACCCCGACGTCCACGTCCGCCCattgtgttatttataacTGTTATACCGTATTTATAACTgttatttgtcataaaaatgtcaataaatcTTTCGGTTGCGTAACATCGGTCTGAATTGTTAGTTTTGTGGTTTTTTCAAGAGTTTAAATAGGCCTACTtgttttttgcttttattttgtaacatgtaAAATAACCAGCTGCCGTTCATCAAcatggaaatattttgtatccCCCAGTTTGCAAACTCGACAATTTAAAGCTAAAAATGGTAAACCGTTATCTAAATACTTGATTGAATCTCTGACTCCTTAAGTAACGGTTAAGAAAGTTCTTCTAACAGTATCTATCCTTGAGGCCCTATCTAGCCATcatcacattttattaatttcttttattccttgccaaaataaaaaacctagatattattacaaaacaatacacCTTCACTTCGCCATTATATCATATTAGCTGCACTTCTTGcatcactcccgtgggaatttcgggatggAAAGtatcctatatgttattccagtttctacccgtataccaaatttcataacaatccgtccagtagattttacgtgcaCAAAACAGataatagtaacaaacatacacacacatatacatagaTCCTCACAAAcgtttgcatttataatattaataggattccTTGTCATGTCTCATCATCTCGAGTCGGCGCAATAATTGTTTTCattcaaagcatttattctgAAACTAGACCTTCActggttatttatattatattttcttatattttatttatattatattttcactttaaatttcaaattgtttagaagaaactacaaactactggcatttcggaataTAGGCTGTGTAATTCCTAACAATTTCATACCGGCCGCAGTCCCTCCATTACTCACTCATTGTCCTACACCTTTATACCAATAATTAACAcgattaagtaaatatttattggtgccattcaattattgaaatatggaCAAACATTTTTCTAGTAATCAAATGTTAATTTCAATTCTAAATATGGCGCTAATAGTCCATTTGCACTTGCGCAGTTGGCGCAACATGACAACAGCCGCCAATCATTCCATGAATGATTAACGGTGTAGaactaatatataagtctggTGTGGAAGGACCAATTCATCTATCGAACCGTTTATCCTAAACCATACAAAGAAATGGATCTTAAGCTTACCCTGTTTCTTCTTGTTATTGACCTTTTCCACACacagttttataaataccgTCCATTTCGCCCTGTCACTTGCCATTTTCTCAGTCTCTACTGCCTTCCTAATTAAACCATGTTTGGCACTATATATTTCTTCTGTTGCCGTTACTAAACCTGTTGCTGTGACTCTCATTACTTTCATTTTAAAGCCCATTTGGCGACTTGAAGTCACAATCGATacattttttcagaaattaaaccacACGTTTCCACGTCAAATGTacaatttactattatttcgAAACGATCCGTAATGTAAAGAAATGccgtatttttcaaattttattttctatcacATATTTGTCGTGTTGTAAATACGGAATTAATGTTTGGATGTAAAACAAGACATGCGTGGGCGCCGGTCGCTGTACACTTTATCGAGGTGGTTTAATTGCGACTGGTGGCCATACTTCCAGTTTAGGACGAAAAGTAATGACCAAAATGGTGGAAATAAATGATTCGATCGGAAAAAAACCGGGGCTAAGTTGTACTTTTTTCGTTGCATTCTTGTAGTATGACTTCGATGGAAGGACTAAAAATTCTAATGCAAGATTCGTTATACCTAGGGACCTTGAAGGAGAACTGTTCGTAGCTCCACTAGTATATCATTCAGCTACATAAACTTTAGGACATATGAAGCAAGTTTCATATGAAGacatttagatattttaaccCTAGGTTTGAAGTTCCTAAGTTTGTGGTTGTGAAGTTCTATATCAATTAACTTCAACGATTTGTTGACTTTTTCTGAGAAGATACATAAtaaaagattaatttttattcacattgtACGTGAGTCTCCACAAACTTTTCTgctaaagtaatttttataacaaccACATGTTTCTATTGGCCTCCTTCATCTTTTGCTTCACAAATTGTAACGTAGCTtcacatattttatcaaataccaTTATATTCACTCCTAACACTATACATATGTGTATTTCactataatatgaataaattccTCGTGAAAGAGAGCACGATTCACATTGATAGCACGATTCAAATATTCTTATCCTGACGCGAAATTCAATACCTTACTTGTGATGTTTCCATTACGATCTGTATCTAACGAACATATAAACGCAGAACGCGAAATCTTTATGTTCCCGTCAGCCCACGACTCCTAAAATATTGCCGTAACTTGACACCCGTGGTCGCGCACCAAGCTTGTTCGGAGAATACTCCTCCTAGGAGCCCCTTTTGTTCTTTTGCATATTAATCCAAccttattttactttatatgtGACTTTTATTAATCCTTGTATTTCGCTTTTATGTGTTGTTAGATTTCATGTTTGTGTTTGATGCGATTTTTCTTTggtattttatgtgttttcaaTAAACTGCAAACTTTATTCACACTATCTTCGGATAGTCTGTGAATAAAGTTGACAGGTTTTGTGGTAGAATAATGTTGATGAACTCAATTTTGCCACGATGAATATTGTCAATTCATATTGTTAGTAGAATGTTAAAATCATTCTAGGTTTAAGAGTGTAGCAAAAGGTTTAATTCTATTAAACcttaaattcaataaacattATGATTTGTAGCGACCTGACGATCAAGTCGAATCTCACTCATCTGTAAAATGAATTTCTTAAAGACTGAATCTATCTAGTACGAATGACGTACGCGTCATTACACTTGTGTGAACAGTAGAATATTGTTCACACaagtgaatataaaataattgatattgcgaaataaaaacatatattaattactttattagatgtaaaattattaaacagaACGCTTTAATTTGTTCCGCCTTTATGCCCCTCCCTCGGGACTAATTCGctgtttttttcatatatatttttttcaagcctacatgttttattatGAGGTTGTGAAGGTTTGTGGAAATATAAAGGAAAAGTAAAACTTTCAGCTCAACTATCTACGAGAATACTAATTCTACGTATACGAAGTCGCGAGGAACTAGTTAATTCAGAAGCgaaattctttcttttatcTCTCACacataatattgattaaaactTTACATAAACAATTGATTTGAAATCACGTATATAACTTTTGGTTTACATGCAAAAAAGACTTAATGCATTTGAAATTCTGATAATATGGAGATGAtggtattacaaaaatattttaacctgAATCAGttccttatatattaattcattgTCCTAAAATAACTACACTAGTCTTTAACATTGACAAACAGGACGTAATCTGTAATGCGGTTAAATTGTTAATTGTGCGCTTCTGCGAATGTAACCATTTAGGCCTATCCGATTTAGGATATTTCTGCGTTGTTTGGTTTTGGTATcttgaaatcaaaataaatattcataatttgaaattatttatttttctaaatattatattaatgatattatgCCTACTTTATAAGATTTcagtcaaataaatacaagatatttttaaattaaatatatcactAAAATTGTACAACAATAAGCTATTTACAgtatatcacaaaataatataagtccCTAGTGTATTAGTAGTATCACTTCTACTTACAGTCAGTCCGCTCCAAATGGAATTTCGAGACTCACAGAACAAAATCATACATACAAGTCACATTACGTTCGCGTATACACTTCCTATTGGATTCAACTCACAAGAAATGCATCTCCTAAACTACAAATGACTCAGTgacgaatataaaaataataggataACCACTGCACGTTACTAGGCTCACAGAACGGAAGAAGCGctcacaatttttcaaatgctCTCGAATTTGTCAACATTTCCCTCGTTAGCCTCCAAACTTGCTTCGCGGCGTTTTCCAAGGCCGTCGGTGACTTTCCTTTGAACAGATCTACGTGTGGGAGAAAGTAATGTGGACATCTACGGCATTGGAGCGAAGATATCAGTTGGAGGAAGATCCCATTGATCCTATCTCCTATAGCAGCCTCGTCCCATTCGTGTTCTCTTGGATGCTTCTCGCATTCATACAGGAGCAAAGTTTTCATGTGATAGCATGTGACCGGGTTGCCAGGAAGGTCTAAATGCCGATCTCGTATTGTTTTGAGAATACTTAAACATTTTCTCCGGCATCCCCCTTGAAGTAGACGATTTTCAGCCTCAAAGAAACTTAATACCCAAGCATCGCCTTCCATCGCGGAGTTTTTCCCTTGTAGTGCCAGGCATTCTTTTGATAGCAAATCGAAACCTTCAGTTTTGACTTCGGCGACGATGTTCGGATGCGGCCAGGGTATAGCTGGCAGTGGCCAATGAGCAGCTGATCTAGGCCAAAGGCCAGCGCATTTAAAAGCCGGCGTAATTTGAACGATATATCGCTCCCGAATTCGCAATTTCACTTCAGTGGTCTCCGCAATCATTTTGACACAATCTCTGTAGGAACATTTGTCGCAAGCCTGCGCGACCAACGTTTGGAATCTCGAACGGATTTTCCTTGCTGATAAATATCCTGAAGCGGTGATGAATTCCACCCAGAGAGACATAGAGCGTTTCCTGCCATCGCTGAGCTTCAGTACGGCGCAGCCCGGCAAAGACCCGTCGTCGACAAAGTTGAGGACCCCCATTTGATTCAAGTAAATGACGATTTCGAATTCATGGGGCGAGACGACTTCCAAACCGTCGAATCTGCCGTTGTAGTCCGTGAGGGACGAGATGAACCTCGGCTCTTGCAACTCCACCTCTTTGAGGACATCTTGAACGATTCTGCAGACCTCGTGTATAGTTTTTGCGATCTGCGCCTTTCTATTGGCGACTCTTTCATTGTAGTACTTGTTCATCTGGTAGACTAGTTTGGATTGGGCCGCCATCATCTCCGGAGGCACGAGCATGGTGGCTTGTCTTTGTGTCTACGCGAGCATGGCTCGGTGGTACGCACGCGCGCGCCCGGCGATTCGAACCCGACTGAGCCATGTCGGATTACGGCCGGTGAGCGATGAACGTTAGGGAACGCCCATGGAGGTGAATCTGTTCACTGGTAGGATCGTTTCGCGTCTCGCTCGCTCTCGTACGAAGCACCCTAGGAACAGACAAGGACAGCGATGTTTTCTGTGGAGTTGGAGTATTGATCGCGTCGTGGCTCCGCCTCGGTGCCGTAGGTATCCCAGAGTAATTACGCGATGGCTTATGGACTACGCTCGTTAATTCGGTAGCTAGGTACAAGTTTGGATCCATTAATGACGCGCTCTCGGAACGCTATCTCGCCTTAATTGCGTATTGATACATTTGATCAGGGCCTAATTTCTGTTATATCTCGTTGATTTGACGTTTAGTGTcgttgtaatttgtttttaaatataattattttgtggaaaaaaactaataattgtACCAAAACTATCTTGTACGAGTGATAAAGTGTAGttctaaagaaaaaaaggctatttttattcttttaattttaaaattcataaaagtatttaaaatattggaaaaatcTACTGACAAACCTTATTTTGTAACCGAAAACGAATCATGTAATAATGATGAGTTTTGACTTTTAGACAACAGTAAAAATTTTCGAAATCATCACGAAGGCTAAACGACACCAGAAAAGAAAtgttctaaattttaaaactagttgTTAATGGCGGAGTTAGTTCCACATCGTAAAGGTTTTAATGTCCCCATAACGCATTGTGGAGTTGACTGcggttataaaaataacttataaattaaccTCTTGATTCAACTCTCGTCTGGGTTAAAGTTAATGactctaattttattaaaagcacGGCTCCTCTTTTTGAACTATCTAActtgctaataaataatacagtcGGTCTAGGCATTCAGGGGCATTAATAATTCCACATGCAGGTTTTGTTAATGAACCACTATCAGCAACCCAACAAAGGTCAGCAATGGGTAGCCAACTCTTTCAGAAAGTGATAGGCTCTTTTGTTGAAGTCAAAGCATAAATGAAAGactttattgaaaatgtaggtattatcTCGAGCTCAAGCGCGCTTTGAAAGACATGTTGTGCCTTTGGCCTTTGCTGCATAATGCTGTCATTAAAACCCACCA from the Plodia interpunctella isolate USDA-ARS_2022_Savannah chromosome 20, ilPloInte3.2, whole genome shotgun sequence genome contains:
- the LOC128678840 gene encoding protein mab-21 — encoded protein: MLVPPEMMAAQSKLVYQMNKYYNERVANRKAQIAKTIHEVCRIVQDVLKEVELQEPRFISSLTDYNGRFDGLEVVSPHEFEIVIYLNQMGVLNFVDDGSLPGCAVLKLSDGRKRSMSLWVEFITASGYLSARKIRSRFQTLVAQACDKCSYRDCVKMIAETTEVKLRIRERYIVQITPAFKCAGLWPRSAAHWPLPAIPWPHPNIVAEVKTEGFDLLSKECLALQGKNSAMEGDAWVLSFFEAENRLLQGGCRRKCLSILKTIRDRHLDLPGNPVTCYHMKTLLLYECEKHPREHEWDEAAIGDRINGIFLQLISSLQCRRCPHYFLPHVDLFKGKSPTALENAAKQVWRLTREMLTNSRAFEKL